In Mycobacterium stomatepiae, the following are encoded in one genomic region:
- a CDS encoding alpha/beta hydrolase family protein, whose amino-acid sequence MSRMATWKKAPAVFVGVAGVLAASLMGCSRTGRPLIVPQHALDLKLPTNNDDTYLTPNPLPPGRRGDLITSINKGPSAAFGGANRTDLLYHSVNSRSEDVAVSGVLLVPSSSPPDGGWPLISWAHGTMGISDRCAPSHYPNLGFDDAANYLRLLLISGYAVVATDYIGLGTPGVHTYMSAIDQGNAVADIVPAARRLNPYLSATWFVSGHSQGGAAALDATRAGEGGEIPAGLAGTIAIAPGNSTDRVPSAVIDGSDRDPFAPLLDMYVLIGAAASDPRVQPNSVLSAQGKRLIQTIPHGMCLLEYFDHSDKLPEASVFSNNQDAIAGLEPRLARYGNPDSLPTRGPVLVVTGDADTVVPAVGTFQLIYRLRHLGSEIDEVVLPGQDHMQPLLNSLCLQLRFLNKHGGPTPRPHTNCVPSQ is encoded by the coding sequence ATGTCGCGCATGGCGACTTGGAAGAAAGCGCCTGCCGTCTTTGTGGGAGTTGCCGGGGTGCTGGCGGCAAGTTTGATGGGGTGTTCGCGGACCGGCAGACCGTTGATCGTGCCGCAACACGCGTTGGATCTCAAATTGCCGACGAATAATGACGATACGTACCTGACGCCCAACCCGTTGCCTCCGGGGCGTCGCGGTGATCTGATTACCTCGATTAACAAGGGTCCCAGCGCCGCTTTCGGCGGGGCCAATCGTACTGACCTGCTGTACCACTCGGTCAACTCGCGCAGCGAAGATGTTGCCGTTAGCGGGGTCCTGCTTGTTCCCAGCAGTTCTCCACCCGACGGAGGCTGGCCCTTGATCTCGTGGGCCCACGGCACGATGGGCATATCGGACCGTTGCGCGCCGTCGCACTACCCAAACTTGGGCTTCGATGACGCAGCGAATTACTTGCGTCTACTCCTTATCTCTGGCTACGCAGTGGTTGCCACCGACTACATCGGATTGGGCACCCCAGGCGTTCACACCTACATGAGTGCTATTGATCAAGGCAACGCCGTTGCCGACATTGTTCCCGCAGCAAGACGCCTCAATCCATACCTGTCGGCCACCTGGTTCGTGAGTGGGCACTCGCAAGGTGGTGCGGCCGCCCTAGACGCCACCCGAGCCGGCGAAGGCGGAGAGATCCCCGCGGGTCTTGCCGGCACTATCGCGATCGCGCCCGGAAACTCGACCGATAGGGTGCCGTCGGCGGTCATTGACGGCAGCGACCGGGACCCTTTCGCTCCCCTTCTTGACATGTATGTCCTCATCGGTGCTGCCGCTTCTGACCCGAGGGTCCAACCGAATTCGGTGTTATCAGCGCAGGGGAAGCGACTCATACAGACCATCCCGCACGGCATGTGCTTGCTGGAATATTTCGACCACTCTGACAAACTTCCCGAGGCCAGTGTGTTCTCTAATAACCAGGACGCCATCGCCGGACTCGAACCGCGCCTGGCCAGGTACGGCAATCCCGACAGTCTGCCTACCCGTGGTCCCGTCTTAGTCGTCACTGGGGATGCGGATACCGTCGTCCCCGCCGTCGGCACATTCCAGCTCATCTATCGCTTGCGCCATCTGGGCTCAGAGATCGACGAGGTCGTCCTGCCCGGGCAGGACCATATGCAGCCTCTACTGAACAGCCTCTGCCTGCAATTACGATTTCTCAACAAGCATGGCGGCCCCACGCCCCGCCCCCACACCAATTGTGTGCCGTCGCAGTAG
- a CDS encoding MBL fold metallo-hydrolase: MVPAAFRLAAGTVTLAAGGWLLRALHGAPAALGADPSSIRAVTQHSPNFADGVFVNLEPASNANLDREQLALIAWELVGGRGHSRPPGPIPLAAPGTFDAGPGRLAVSWLGHSTALLEIDGYRVLTDPVWSHSCSPSDVIGPERLHPPPVQLEALPAVDAVVISHDHYDHLDIDTVIALARSQRAPFFVPLGVGAHLRAWGIPGHRIVELDWNESGHVDELTLTCLPARHFSGRFLDRNTTLWVSWGIAGPSHRAYFGGDTGYTKSFEQIGAEHGPFDVTLLPIGAYNPGWPDVHMSPEEAVRAHLDLTAGGSGLLVPIHWGTFRLAPHPWAEPVERMLVAAETTGAAVAVPAPGQRLDPSGPLRFNPWWRL, translated from the coding sequence ATGGTGCCCGCAGCGTTTCGCCTGGCCGCCGGCACGGTCACGCTCGCCGCAGGCGGGTGGTTGTTGCGCGCGCTGCACGGGGCACCGGCCGCCCTGGGGGCCGACCCGTCGTCGATCCGGGCGGTGACGCAGCACTCGCCCAACTTTGCCGACGGTGTCTTCGTCAACCTTGAACCCGCCTCGAACGCCAACCTGGACCGCGAGCAGCTCGCGCTGATCGCGTGGGAGTTGGTGGGAGGACGCGGCCACAGCCGCCCGCCGGGGCCGATCCCGCTGGCTGCGCCCGGGACGTTCGACGCCGGCCCCGGCCGATTGGCGGTCAGCTGGCTGGGCCACTCCACCGCCCTGCTCGAGATCGACGGCTACCGGGTGCTCACCGACCCGGTGTGGAGCCACAGCTGCTCGCCGTCGGACGTGATCGGGCCCGAACGTCTGCATCCGCCACCGGTGCAGCTCGAGGCGCTGCCGGCGGTCGACGCCGTGGTGATCAGCCATGACCACTACGACCACCTCGACATCGACACCGTCATCGCGCTGGCCCGCTCCCAGCGGGCGCCGTTCTTCGTCCCCCTCGGCGTGGGTGCGCACCTGCGGGCGTGGGGCATACCCGGGCATCGCATCGTCGAACTCGACTGGAATGAAAGCGGTCACGTCGACGAACTGACCCTGACTTGTTTGCCCGCACGGCACTTTTCGGGTCGCTTCCTGGATCGCAACACCACACTGTGGGTGTCCTGGGGAATCGCCGGTCCCAGCCACCGCGCCTACTTCGGCGGCGACACCGGATACACCAAGAGCTTCGAACAAATCGGTGCCGAGCACGGACCGTTCGACGTGACGCTGCTGCCGATCGGCGCCTACAACCCCGGCTGGCCCGACGTTCACATGAGTCCGGAGGAGGCGGTGCGCGCCCACCTCGATCTCACGGCCGGCGGGTCCGGGCTTTTGGTGCCGATTCACTGGGGCACTTTCCGGCTGGCTCCGCACCCGTGGGCCGAGCCCGTCGAGCGGATGCTTGTGGCCGCGGAAACCACCGGAGCGGCGGTGGCGGTCCCCGCACCCGGTCAACGGCTCGATCCGTCCGGGCCGCTGAGGTTCAATCCGTGGTGGCGGTTGTAG
- a CDS encoding HpcH/HpaI aldolase/citrate lyase family protein, translated as MNRQPRSWFSIPGHRKSDFAMALGSGTDAMVLDWDETVAPHEKQVARRVVVEVLCEKERRLPVWVRINARASNWRMEDLLSLEKVPANRLAGVVLPKTQYPSDISDTRKRLDKRLRIVALVECAHGIHKTPALAATPRVATLALGESSFLIDAGLGHDEHPWIYPRGCLVFACHAANVDPLIDRADTRVADPQYAARSACPASILGLGAKLCISASQIPYINAAFGYNDHQSAWALRVLAAAKKRLSDIRIDGRIVDESRREFARHIVSHTS; from the coding sequence ATGAACCGTCAACCACGCAGCTGGTTCTCGATCCCGGGGCACCGCAAAAGCGATTTCGCTATGGCACTCGGTTCGGGCACCGACGCGATGGTCCTGGACTGGGACGAAACCGTAGCGCCTCACGAAAAGCAGGTGGCAAGGAGAGTGGTGGTCGAGGTCCTGTGCGAGAAAGAGCGTCGACTCCCGGTCTGGGTACGCATCAATGCCCGTGCCAGCAACTGGCGGATGGAAGACCTACTTAGCCTGGAGAAAGTCCCGGCCAATCGCCTCGCTGGCGTCGTACTACCGAAAACACAGTATCCATCTGATATTTCTGACACCCGTAAGCGCCTCGACAAACGTCTACGCATCGTGGCACTCGTGGAATGTGCCCACGGCATTCACAAAACGCCGGCGCTGGCCGCCACGCCAAGAGTAGCGACACTGGCGTTGGGTGAGTCCTCATTTCTAATCGACGCTGGGCTCGGCCACGACGAACACCCCTGGATTTATCCACGCGGCTGCCTCGTCTTTGCTTGCCACGCGGCCAATGTCGATCCGCTTATCGACCGGGCCGATACGCGCGTCGCCGACCCCCAGTACGCCGCCCGATCGGCATGTCCTGCCTCGATCCTCGGATTGGGCGCCAAGCTGTGCATTAGCGCGAGCCAGATTCCTTACATCAACGCAGCTTTCGGCTACAACGATCATCAAAGCGCATGGGCGCTGCGTGTTCTCGCAGCCGCCAAAAAGCGACTGAGCGATATACGGATCGACGGCCGAATCGTAGATGAATCCCGCCGTGAATTCGCTCGCCACATCGTCAGCCACACCTCGTAA
- a CDS encoding serine hydrolase yields the protein MTKRAALAAVVILLVLVGCASGQPISSPLATLSDAPPNEMSALDIPPGRIDAAISKVDGLIHDLMRSTGVPGLSVAIVRGGKTVYARGFGVKDVTKGTGGDNRVDADTVFQLASVSKSVGATVVAHEVTTNVVTWDTPVAAKLPWFALSDTYVTGHVTVGDLYSHRSGLPDHAGDKLEDLGYDRRQVLEHLKYLPLAPFRSSYAYTNFGLTAAAEAVAAAAGKSWEDLSDEVLYRPLGMASTSSKYADYLARSNRAVLHVKAGDKWEPRFQRDPDAQTPAGGVSSSINDMARWLTMVMANGTYNGQRITSPEALLPAITPQVISSPASPPKARAGNYGHGFNASVTSSGRTEYGHSGAFASGAATNFVAMPSADVGIVALTNGAPYGIPEALTAQFMDLVQYGQIREDWPALYNHAIGWMNNAEGSLVGKQPPANPAPPRPLTDYLGVYASDYWGPAVVTQDNGQLQLALGPKNQTFPLAHWDGDTFTFSITDENAPPGTISKAAFSGDTLNLEYYDTDKLGTFTR from the coding sequence ATGACGAAACGCGCGGCCCTGGCCGCTGTCGTGATATTGCTGGTGTTGGTCGGATGTGCCTCTGGCCAGCCCATATCGAGCCCGCTCGCTACGTTGTCCGACGCGCCTCCCAACGAAATGTCGGCTCTGGACATTCCCCCGGGCCGCATCGACGCCGCCATTTCGAAGGTCGATGGCCTGATCCACGATCTGATGCGCAGCACCGGCGTCCCAGGCCTGTCGGTGGCCATTGTCCGCGGCGGAAAAACGGTTTACGCCAGGGGTTTCGGCGTGAAGGACGTGACCAAGGGCACCGGCGGCGACAACAGGGTCGACGCGGATACCGTCTTCCAGCTGGCCTCGGTGTCGAAATCAGTGGGCGCGACCGTGGTGGCCCACGAAGTGACTACCAACGTCGTCACCTGGGACACGCCGGTGGCCGCCAAGCTGCCGTGGTTTGCGCTCTCGGATACCTATGTCACCGGCCATGTGACCGTCGGCGACCTGTACTCGCATCGCTCCGGGCTGCCCGATCACGCCGGCGACAAACTGGAGGATCTCGGATATGACCGCCGCCAAGTGCTGGAGCACCTGAAGTATCTACCGCTGGCTCCATTCCGAAGTAGCTACGCCTACACCAACTTTGGCTTGACCGCGGCCGCCGAGGCGGTGGCGGCCGCGGCGGGTAAATCGTGGGAGGACCTGTCCGACGAGGTGCTCTACCGTCCGCTCGGCATGGCATCGACGAGTTCGAAGTACGCCGATTACCTGGCCAGGTCCAACCGCGCCGTGCTGCACGTCAAGGCCGGGGACAAGTGGGAGCCGCGCTTCCAGCGTGACCCGGATGCGCAGACGCCGGCGGGCGGGGTCAGTTCGTCGATCAACGACATGGCGCGCTGGCTGACGATGGTGATGGCCAACGGAACCTACAACGGCCAGCGGATCACCTCGCCAGAAGCCCTGCTGCCCGCGATCACCCCGCAGGTCATTTCGAGTCCCGCGTCGCCGCCAAAAGCCCGGGCCGGCAACTACGGCCACGGTTTCAACGCCTCGGTGACCTCGTCGGGCCGCACCGAGTACGGCCACTCCGGAGCCTTCGCGTCGGGCGCGGCGACCAACTTCGTCGCGATGCCCTCGGCGGACGTCGGCATCGTCGCGCTGACCAACGGCGCGCCATACGGCATTCCGGAAGCGCTGACCGCGCAATTCATGGATCTCGTGCAGTACGGCCAGATTCGCGAGGATTGGCCGGCGCTGTACAACCACGCAATTGGCTGGATGAACAACGCCGAGGGCTCGCTGGTCGGCAAGCAACCCCCCGCCAACCCCGCGCCGCCGCGGCCGCTTACCGACTACCTCGGAGTCTACGCCAGTGACTACTGGGGCCCGGCCGTCGTGACCCAAGACAACGGGCAACTGCAGCTCGCGCTGGGCCCGAAGAATCAAACGTTTCCCCTCGCGCACTGGGACGGCGACACCTTCACCTTCTCCATCACCGACGAGAATGCCCCGCCCGGAACGATTTCCAAGGCTGCGTTTTCCGGTGACACGCTCAACCTGGAGTACTACGACACCGACAAGCTGGGAACGTTCACCCGATGA
- a CDS encoding enoyl-CoA hydratase: MIGITQVEAVMTIEMQRAERRNALNSQLVDELREAVLKAGDGSIRAIVLTGQGTVFCAGADLSGDAFAADYPDRLIELHKALDAAPIPVIGAINGPAIGAGLQLAMQCDLRVVAPDAFFQFPTSKYGLALDNWSIRRLSSLVGHGRARAMLLTAEKLTPETALQTGMANRIGTLEDAQAWAAEITGLAPLAIQHAKRVLNDDGSIEEAWPVHKELFDKAWGSQDVIEAQVARVEKRPPRFQGA, translated from the coding sequence ATGATCGGTATCACGCAGGTCGAAGCCGTAATGACCATCGAAATGCAGCGCGCAGAGCGACGCAACGCGCTCAACTCACAGCTCGTCGACGAACTGCGCGAGGCCGTGCTGAAGGCCGGTGATGGATCCATCCGCGCCATCGTGCTGACCGGCCAGGGCACGGTGTTCTGCGCGGGTGCGGATCTGAGCGGCGACGCGTTTGCCGCCGACTACCCGGACCGCCTCATCGAGCTGCACAAGGCCCTGGATGCGGCTCCCATCCCGGTGATCGGCGCGATCAACGGTCCGGCCATAGGCGCGGGCCTGCAGCTGGCCATGCAATGCGACCTGCGGGTCGTCGCCCCCGACGCATTCTTCCAATTTCCGACGTCGAAATACGGCCTTGCCCTGGACAACTGGAGCATCCGCCGACTGTCTTCGCTGGTCGGACACGGCCGGGCGCGGGCGATGCTGTTGACCGCGGAGAAGCTGACCCCCGAGACGGCCCTACAGACTGGCATGGCCAACCGGATCGGGACGCTGGAAGACGCCCAGGCGTGGGCCGCCGAGATCACCGGGCTGGCGCCGCTGGCGATTCAGCACGCCAAGCGGGTACTCAACGACGACGGTTCGATCGAGGAGGCCTGGCCGGTGCACAAGGAGCTGTTCGACAAGGCGTGGGGTAGCCAGGACGTGATCGAGGCGCAAGTTGCCCGCGTGGAGAAGCGTCCGCCGAGGTTCCAGGGGGCCTGA
- a CDS encoding acetyl-coenzyme A carboxylase carboxyl transferase subunits beta/alpha, whose translation MSRITTEQLQDAVLDEGSFVGWDSEPLKIPTSEAYARELADARAATGLDEAVLTGEGRIHGRRVAVVVCEFSFLGGSIGVAAAERITAAVQRATAERLPLLASPSSGGTRMQEGTVALLQMVKIAAAVRLHKRAHLPYLVYLRNPTTGGVFASWGSLGHITVAEPGALIGFLGPRVYEQLYGEPFPPGIQTAENLQRHGVIDGVVAIDELRRTVDRALTVIADPPEPLPATAPDEAIPDVPAWDSVLASRRPDRPGVGHLLRHGATDLVLLSGTGSGEAATTLLALARFAGQPAVVLGQQRLTGGLVGPASLREARRGMALAAELRLPLVLVIDTAGPALSAEAEQGGLAGQIAQCVAELVTLDTPTVSVLLGQGSGGPALSMVPADRVLAALHGWLAPLPPEGASAIVFRDTAHAPELAAAQGIRSADLLRSGIVDAIVPEHPDAADEPIEFSQRLSGAIAAEVHALRGIPCAERIAQRLRRYRGIGLP comes from the coding sequence GTGAGTCGCATCACGACCGAACAACTGCAGGATGCGGTACTGGACGAGGGCTCCTTCGTGGGCTGGGACAGCGAGCCGCTGAAGATACCGACCAGCGAGGCCTACGCGCGCGAGCTCGCCGATGCCCGGGCGGCAACCGGCCTCGACGAAGCCGTGCTCACCGGTGAGGGGCGAATACACGGGCGCCGGGTGGCGGTCGTGGTGTGCGAGTTCAGCTTCCTCGGGGGGTCGATCGGGGTCGCGGCGGCCGAACGGATCACCGCCGCCGTGCAGCGCGCCACGGCCGAGCGTCTCCCGCTGCTGGCATCGCCCAGCTCCGGCGGCACCCGCATGCAGGAGGGCACGGTCGCGCTCCTGCAGATGGTGAAGATCGCCGCGGCCGTCAGGCTCCACAAGCGGGCGCATCTGCCCTACCTGGTCTACCTGCGCAACCCGACCACCGGCGGGGTTTTCGCGTCGTGGGGCTCGCTGGGTCACATCACCGTCGCCGAGCCCGGCGCGCTGATCGGGTTCCTCGGGCCGCGGGTGTACGAGCAGCTCTACGGCGAACCCTTCCCGCCGGGCATCCAGACCGCGGAGAACCTGCAACGTCACGGGGTGATCGACGGCGTCGTCGCGATCGACGAGCTGCGCCGGACGGTGGATCGCGCGCTGACCGTCATCGCCGACCCTCCGGAGCCGTTGCCCGCGACCGCACCCGACGAAGCGATACCCGATGTGCCGGCCTGGGATTCGGTGCTCGCGTCGCGACGCCCGGACCGGCCGGGTGTCGGGCATCTGCTGCGCCACGGTGCCACCGATCTGGTGCTGTTGTCCGGCACCGGCAGCGGGGAGGCGGCGACCACCCTGTTGGCGCTGGCCCGATTCGCGGGCCAGCCCGCGGTGGTGCTCGGCCAGCAGCGCCTCACCGGCGGGCTGGTCGGGCCGGCGTCGCTGCGGGAAGCCCGCCGTGGCATGGCGCTGGCCGCCGAATTGCGACTGCCGCTGGTGCTGGTGATCGACACCGCCGGGCCCGCGCTGTCGGCCGAGGCCGAGCAGGGCGGGCTGGCCGGTCAGATCGCCCAATGCGTGGCCGAACTGGTGACGCTGGATACCCCGACGGTGTCGGTGCTGCTAGGCCAGGGCAGCGGCGGGCCGGCGCTGTCGATGGTGCCCGCCGACCGGGTGCTGGCCGCGCTACACGGCTGGCTGGCACCGCTGCCGCCGGAGGGCGCCAGCGCGATCGTCTTCCGCGATACCGCGCATGCCCCCGAACTTGCTGCGGCCCAAGGTATTCGGTCAGCGGACCTGCTGCGGTCCGGGATCGTCGACGCCATCGTGCCGGAACATCCCGATGCCGCCGACGAGCCGATCGAGTTCTCCCAGCGACTATCGGGCGCCATTGCCGCAGAGGTGCACGCGCTGCGCGGCATCCCGTGCGCCGAGCGTATTGCCCAACGGTTGCGGCGTTACCGCGGAATCGGATTGCCTTGA
- the mug gene encoding G/U mismatch-specific DNA glycosylase, producing MHYESDILAPGLDFVFCGMNPATTAAVDGHNFSNRSNRFWSVLHLAGFTDTRLRPEDERRLLDYGCGITAVVSRPTRRASDVSTEEFRGARPEFEAKIQRYAPRAIAFLGKRALAAMTGVPKIDWGPYVPGFADTVAWVLPNPGGLNRGFTLDDLVSAYSELRCALGDSGRLSTTATTD from the coding sequence ATGCATTATGAATCGGACATCCTTGCCCCGGGTCTCGACTTCGTCTTCTGCGGAATGAACCCGGCAACGACCGCTGCGGTCGACGGCCATAACTTCTCGAATCGCAGCAACCGTTTCTGGTCCGTATTGCATCTGGCCGGGTTCACCGATACGCGATTGCGTCCGGAGGACGAGCGCCGGTTGCTCGACTACGGCTGCGGCATCACCGCCGTCGTCAGCCGGCCGACTCGGCGAGCCAGCGACGTCTCGACCGAAGAGTTCCGTGGCGCCCGACCCGAGTTCGAAGCAAAGATCCAGCGCTACGCGCCGCGAGCGATCGCCTTCCTCGGCAAACGTGCCCTGGCGGCGATGACCGGCGTCCCGAAGATCGACTGGGGCCCGTATGTCCCCGGGTTCGCCGACACCGTGGCATGGGTGTTGCCCAACCCCGGCGGCCTCAATAGGGGGTTCACGCTGGACGATCTGGTCAGCGCCTACTCTGAACTACGTTGTGCGCTCGGCGATTCCGGTCGTTTATCTACAACCGCCACCACGGATTGA
- a CDS encoding TetR/AcrR family transcriptional regulator: MPDGMAAKSRARMLLSAADYLGRRPAATMDEIAVAVGVSRATLHRHFAGRPALIEALREAAITALKAVLVEAQLTKGSAVEALQRLVLGCEPVAGYLVLLYSQELDFAETLVGFADLDRQITDLFARGQRDGEFRTDLTAVWLTEAFYSLVATAEWSIQLGKVARRDFSLMIAGLMLEGILGS, encoded by the coding sequence GTGCCAGACGGGATGGCGGCGAAGAGCCGTGCGCGCATGTTGCTTTCGGCGGCTGATTATCTTGGTCGCCGGCCCGCAGCGACGATGGACGAAATCGCCGTCGCGGTGGGGGTGAGCCGTGCCACCCTGCATCGGCACTTCGCCGGAAGGCCCGCACTGATCGAAGCGCTACGCGAGGCGGCGATCACCGCGCTCAAGGCAGTGTTGGTGGAGGCTCAGTTGACGAAGGGCTCGGCGGTCGAAGCTCTACAACGCTTAGTCCTCGGCTGTGAGCCGGTAGCGGGATATCTCGTGTTGTTGTACTCGCAAGAACTTGACTTCGCAGAAACTCTGGTTGGTTTTGCCGACCTTGACCGACAGATCACCGATCTGTTCGCACGCGGACAACGAGACGGCGAGTTTCGAACCGACCTCACCGCGGTCTGGCTAACCGAAGCGTTCTACAGCCTCGTGGCAACCGCGGAATGGTCAATTCAGCTCGGTAAAGTTGCGCGCCGCGATTTCTCGCTGATGATCGCCGGCCTGATGTTGGAGGGAATCCTAGGTTCGTGA
- a CDS encoding DMT family transporter → MALVFLLCAIFAEVVATSLLKSTEGFARLWPSLAVAAGYAGSFWLMSLSISRGMQVDVSYALWSAIGTAGITVVATLFLDSPVSTAKVVGITLIIAGVVTMNLSGDH, encoded by the coding sequence TTGGCTTTGGTATTTCTGTTGTGCGCAATCTTCGCCGAAGTGGTAGCGACGAGTCTGCTCAAAAGCACCGAAGGCTTCGCGCGACTGTGGCCGTCACTGGCCGTCGCGGCGGGCTACGCCGGTTCTTTCTGGCTAATGTCATTGTCCATCTCGCGCGGCATGCAGGTAGACGTCTCCTATGCGTTGTGGTCGGCAATCGGCACGGCCGGCATAACGGTCGTTGCCACATTGTTCCTGGACTCGCCAGTCTCGACAGCGAAAGTTGTTGGCATCACCCTAATCATCGCCGGCGTTGTCACGATGAACCTATCTGGCGATCATTGA
- a CDS encoding PE-PPE domain-containing protein, giving the protein MRTAQLPLLDPLRTCLPVLGNPLADVIQPFLGPIIDLGRAPGIWLPAPLSVAENAGQGAVTGVTTPSAAKPPLIPSGVASRF; this is encoded by the coding sequence ATGCGGACCGCGCAACTGCCTCTGCTGGATCCGCTACGGACATGTCTCCCCGTCCTGGGAAACCCGTTGGCCGACGTGATCCAGCCGTTTCTCGGGCCGATTATCGATCTCGGCCGTGCGCCCGGGATATGGCTCCCGGCTCCGCTGAGTGTCGCGGAAAACGCCGGCCAGGGCGCGGTAACCGGAGTCACGACTCCGTCGGCGGCCAAACCGCCGCTGATCCCGAGCGGCGTGGCGAGTAGGTTCTAG
- a CDS encoding PE-PPE domain-containing protein, producing the protein MDCDGCCRRQSIPYAPGLRGVSLRHTAHDVVCTSIFTSEYDAIADFPPHPFWLLTPLNSLAVQRVLHASHCFLCCCGRAWQRHRKPDWQPDLLFDVDRAIRCGPRNCLCWIRYGHVSPSWETRWPT; encoded by the coding sequence ATGGACTGCGACGGTTGTTGCCGCCGGCAATCAATCCCGTACGCTCCCGGGCTTCGGGGAGTTTCGCTTCGCCACACCGCTCATGACGTCGTATGCACTTCAATTTTCACTTCGGAATACGACGCGATCGCCGATTTCCCGCCGCACCCGTTTTGGCTTCTGACGCCCTTGAACTCGCTCGCTGTCCAGCGTGTTTTACACGCATCCCATTGCTTCCTATGTTGCTGCGGCAGGGCTTGGCAACGCCATCGAAAGCCAGATTGGCAACCTGACTTACTATTTGATGTCGACCGCGCAATTCGATGCGGACCGCGCAACTGCCTCTGCTGGATCCGCTACGGACATGTCTCCCCGTCCTGGGAAACCCGTTGGCCGACGTGA